The window GCTTGGAAAGGCTTCCATGTCTCTGTGCTGTACAATTACTCAGTAAAAATTGGACAAATCGTCATAATCTGTTAGGCTATATGATGCCATTGAGGAGGCTGATATTAGGAAacaatttctttatttaaatagtTTTACCATCTGCACTATGTGCTTGCATTTAGACAGTGGCTTCGACCTTGGCTGATATAGTACTGTAGTGCTTACCTAGAAATACGTGTGTTTATAAGGTGCCGTCAAATCACAgccagcttatggtgacccctgtagagttttcaagggaagagaagttccaaggtgttttgccattgcccgcctctggacttccttggtggtcttccatccaaatactaatcagggccaaccttGCCTAGCTTCTGAGTCAGAGGCACCAATTATCATGAAGGAAAGGGGATATTGTGGTATCCAACTGTTCATGTTTATCTTGTTAGTCCTCAATCTACAACTAGCACAAGCACCATTCACCCCAATATGCCAAATTTCCCCACCATCTGAAAGTTTCACACATATTTTCTTGGGGTAGAACTACTTGTGTAATTCCGCATGCAATATCACCTAGTGTCAGTCTGTGAtcagggagactcaggttcaaatccccctcctTACTCTTCCCTAAAGCTTACTGGGTGTCCTTGGACCAATCACTCTctcagctaacctacctcacaagactcTTGTGTGTACATACCTTTGAAAACAACAAACATCtctttgacaaagagaactgtggttctcgaaagcttatgctgcaataaagttggtcagtcttaaaagtgctactggactctttactattttgaaaacaACAGTAACCCTGTTCAGAATTTACAGCAAATGCATACACAATCTGTGTATattgtacacttgatttttctttataaatcTCTTGACTCATTCTTACATTACATTCATCACATGTACAACTGGAAGTGTGATTTAAATACAACATTTATTCAGGTACTGGttgccagtttcatttgtaaagtgtatATGAGTTGGATCTCTCTTACAAAAAGATGTATGCATATACATGCaaaatgtatgtgtgttcactgaaACATGGAAACAGGGCTAGTAAAAAGCAGAGGACCAACATTGTTTACTAAAGTAAATTAatatgaaaagaaacaaaatttgGGAACATTCATCCATCCCTAatttcttttattttcatttgacCATTGGGTCCCACTAGTATGAGTAAGGgggtgttttaaatatttgttgaCCTGTTTGTGGCTGTTAAGTGGCTTGCTACACTGTATCCcttcctaaccatgcagtacTGTGCATTTGGCTTTTTGTGCATATGCATCCTTATATAGTCCAACTGAGTTCTACTTCCCCTGTCCTTGCTGTCACTGCCCAACTCAGCAGTTAATTAtgtaaataaacaattaaatcagtAAGAAATTATAAAGattagtcataaataaatgctctgTTTTAATGTAATTCAGTGTATGTCTAATTAGTCCCTAGGGATGCTAATGGCTGCTGATTGGTTTGTATCAGTAGCATCTTTACAAATGTggagttttgtttaaaaaaatgttccccagGCATTCACAGCTGTTTAGCATGACCGGATGATTGGCTCATGTCTGATAAACATCTTAGAACATGTTAAGTATCCTTAGTATCAATAGATTAGAAATATTTAATGCTCTAAGTGTCATATTAATCATAGTAAACTATAGTAAAACATACCATTCCAACTTGCATTTCCCAATTTTAATTTTGCAAATCTTCAAtacctgttcatttattttgtgtgtgtatgagagcgTTATATGCtttcaagtcgcctctgacctatggcaaccctgcgaatgaaagaccaccaaaatgtcctgtcctatcgttaacagacttgctcagatcttgcaaactggaggacgtggctcctttttttgagtcaaaccatctcattttgtgttttcctcttttcctactgccttccacttttcctagcattattgacttttccagagagtcttgtcttctcatgatgtgaccaaaatacgatagcctcagttttgccattttagcttctagggggaaTTCAGGATTGATGTGATCTAGatcccacttattggtctttttggccatccatggtatctgcaaaactctcctccagcaccacatttcaagtgaatcaattttcttcctgacacctttcttcattgtccaatttccacatccatacataataatggggaatactatagtttggattttcttggtccccagagagacatctttatctttaaggatcttttctagttccctcacagctgttcttccaagtctcaagctTCTTCTGATTATTGGCATTTAGGATGGTGTCTAGCAAATACATGGCTATAAAACCCATGACCACCCTCCACCCTGAGTGCTTTGAGGAAAAGGCTGGATACAACTTAGATAGGCTGATGGTATCTACCTATAGTCAATATTCatttagaaaatatatttattcagaaaatgtatatgccacctctccagagatctaCTCAAGTAGGCAAGTAACATGAATCACTATTTTAAACATGTGTGGCTATAGATATTGTTTTGATTGCTATTTTGGTAAACTGAACaattttgtagttttaaaaaaaaggatgaaaAAGCAGATCACTTTTCTAATTTTGCATTTTGTTGCtcttcagaaaaagaaaattgtCATTCAGTAGAAAGGAAACTGAGGAAGAAGATACTCAGAAATGCAATGTTTTCAAAAAGTAAAATTCAAAACTGACAAGATAAACTGAATTTTGTACTCAATTTATGGGAAACTGCCTATGAAAAGTAGAACCCAAAGAATCACATTTCAGAAAATAATTACTGGAAATGgaaaagccattttctcctgacAAGTATGTATCCAATTAAGAATAAATGGAAGGTGGAAAATATGACCTTACGGACGAGACATTTTTACACTTCTTGGCGTTGCACTAAATCATATATTTTCCTGGTTGGCTCCTTCTGTTTCTTAATGGCATGTATCCTCTTGATTCCCAATGTTTCTCATTACTTCACTATTTCAACTCCAATCCATGTTCAAGAAAAATTGCATAGACTTTTATACTTTACCAGAGATACTGAGGAAtcagaagaaagcaaagaaagTAGTTTCTTCAGAAACAATACATCCAACATTAAGAAGTCTTCACAGAAAAGtcagaaaaaggaaggaaatgcaaAAGTGTCCAGAAAGGCTAGCAAAGGAATCCAAGAGAACTACATCCATCTCCATCCCTACCGTTTTCTCATTAATGAAAGTGACAAATGTACAAAAAGAACCCCTTTCTTGCTTCTCTTAATAGCGACCAAGTTCAACGAGCGTAAACATAGACAAGCAATCAGGATGACATGGGGGAACGAAACGGTGGTTCCAGGAGTGGAGGTTATTCGTTTGTTTATGTTAGGGGTTAATGAGAAGGTCTCAAACCAAGCCATACTAAGCGAAAGCAGGCGGTATCATGACATCATTCAACAGGACTTTGTGGACACCTACAAAAACTTAACCCTTAAAACTCTAATGGGCATGAAATGGGTTGCTACCTATTGCTCCAAAGCTAGTTTTGTTATGAAAACTGACAGTGATATGTTTGTGAATACGGAATATTTGATTAAAAAGTTGCTATGGAATGTTAGACTTCCCAAAATGGACTACTTCACTGGTTCCATCATGACAGGGTATAAGCCGCATCGATTTATTACGAGCAAGTGGTTCATGCCAAAAGAAATGTACCCAGAAGATGAATACCCTAGTTTTTGTTCAGGAACTGGCTATGTTTTCTCCACA of the Eublepharis macularius isolate TG4126 chromosome 5, MPM_Emac_v1.0, whole genome shotgun sequence genome contains:
- the LOC129330766 gene encoding beta-1,3-galactosyltransferase 1-like; translation: MYPIKNKWKVENMTLRTRHFYTSWRCTKSYIFLVGSFCFLMACILLIPNVSHYFTISTPIHVQEKLHRLLYFTRDTEESEESKESSFFRNNTSNIKKSSQKSQKKEGNAKVSRKASKGIQENYIHLHPYRFLINESDKCTKRTPFLLLLIATKFNERKHRQAIRMTWGNETVVPGVEVIRLFMLGVNEKVSNQAILSESRRYHDIIQQDFVDTYKNLTLKTLMGMKWVATYCSKASFVMKTDSDMFVNTEYLIKKLLWNVRLPKMDYFTGSIMTGYKPHRFITSKWFMPKEMYPEDEYPSFCSGTGYVFSTNVATRILSRSLKVPYLYLEDIYVALCLNKEGINLTPPPREDLFNIHTIPFSPCTYHSLITSHEVSPSTLLFFWKILQDKKHECP